Sequence from the Chelonoidis abingdonii isolate Lonesome George chromosome 1, CheloAbing_2.0, whole genome shotgun sequence genome:
GTCACCGGAAATGAATTTCAGTCACAACTGgtttgggctggatttgaaccagtgacctggtAGAACCCACCTCACCAAAGTCCAATAACGGACATGCCGAGGGTCCAGGCCCAGCTGTACACCAGCGTGTGTGGGACAGAGATGTCCACTTACAGCCTCCTGTTAGGTGCTTTTCCAGCGACACATTTCTTGTCTGGCCTTCTGAGCAGAAACTGCACGCACACCGACTCAGTTCAGGCCCATGCGCTGCCATGTTATCAACACGCCGCCTCTTCACTAGACCCGGAGTATCAGTAGCACACAGCATGGCAGGCGAAGCACAAGCCAGGCTGGTCAGGGTGACTTAGGTAAGGGGAAGCCTTTAATAACAGGCCAGCTTCTGAGGTTATTAATATTCCACCAGCTGAGTTTCTGGGTGGACTGGCTGTTTCCTTAATACCTCAAACTAAACTACAGCCAACCTCCTGTGGTCAGACCCAAAGCACTGACAGGATCCAAAGGGCCTTAACTAAAGACTCCCATTAACAATGGGGTTTCCAATGGTCTGTGCCTAATAGATGGCGCAGGATTAGGAATCAGGAAACCTCAGTTCTAATCCTGACTGTGCCacgtggccttgggcaagtcactttacctctctgggcctcagtttcccctccacccTTTGGGTGTTTAGACTGCAAGTTATTCAGAGCACAGGCACTCTTTGTTTGTtcgcacagcacctagcacgatgAGGCCCTGGTCTCTGGGCATTATtgttgtgatgctgtatgattgaaggAGGTCATTTGTATCATTGTGTCTATCAACTGTTATACAAATGCAACAAATCTTACACAAAGCATATCgtgtaaggtgtctatggaaaagttaCATTCTGTCAAATATGGTTATTGGTTAAATCCAGCTATCATCATTATAtctggagttatgaatattggctctctATCTGTGTTGACTCTTAGGGTGCCACCCACAAGGCAGTGTACATCCAGCCCATGGTGAAGGGACTGGACAAGCTGGATGGGCCATTAAGAAGAATCAACGCTCCTGCTAGCTGTTCCTGAGGCTGCCTCAGACAGCAAGGCGCCAATGGCACTCCTGTGATTCAGCAAATCATGTAAGGGCATGTGATGTGGACACGTGACCTTGGACTCTATCTTTGTCAGTAACTTTCCATAGACAGGGGCTATGAGCATTTTCTGGGACAGCAACTTTCCATGCACAGATATAAAAGACCCTTgagacacctccattttgcctcatTCCTGCTCCACTTCTCTGAACTGCGGATTTACAGCTCAAAGGAGTATTTTGAACTATGGATTGAGGACCTTCCAGTCTTTTGGAGGTTACAAGAGAGATTTTTGCAAGCCAGCAGTCTGTTCAATCACAGCTATGAGCCTGATCTATGAACACTTGTATGCATATGATTCTTTAACTATTCATTAAGTctcttcttttattaataaaatctttAGTTTACTAAAGATTGGCTGACAGTATGATATTTAGGTAAGATCTGAGATACAAATTGACCAAGGGctaagtgtctgatcctttgtGAGTGGTAGAACCTCTTCTGTGCAGGAGAGAGAACTTTCCCAGGGACCAGTCCAAGACCACAGAACAAACTTGTCCCTAGTTCATGGGCAATctcaaacctcaccaccttctacTCCACAGGCcaggtgcatttctttgatctGCCTTCTGTGACAAAACACAGCAATGTGTATATACAAATGAAAAactcctctgcttctcctccctgctGCGAGGACAAGCACATGAGGgctgttagtcatgttgcttgaTGCACTACAAGGAGGAGCACAGTATGAAAACCTACACAGAACAGAGTAGAGAAGCCAGCTCAGAGCACCAGCCAAACCCTCTAATCCAATTCCCCTCAGTTCCTCACTCTGAGCTCTTAGGCCCACTGTCCCTGTGAAGCTACTGGCCAAATAGGTAAGAAGTTTTCCCCACATCACTAGCATCATCTAGTGGAGAAAGACAAAAAACGTGGCTTGGTACTTGCTTCAGAAGGCAAGGAGGAAAGTGTTTATCAAATATGCTGGTAGTAAAGAGGATGGCTAGTCCTGGGGTTAAGGAAATCTCAGGACAACTCTGACACATTCCCTGTGTGACCTCGAGCAAACCCCtacccctgtgcctcagttctgccTCTATTACCAGGGCTGCACGACAGACTTGTCAGCCTCACTATACTAATCAGGGGTGTGATCACTGACTGACACacacagggctgcctgggggaacaagtagggcaatttgccccaggccccataggggctcccacaagaatatagtattctataatattgcaacattttttatggaagggcccccaaaattgctttgccccaggccccctgaatcctctgggcagccctgctgacaCAGCAGCCCCTAGCAGACTGCTTTTACCAGTATAGTTCATTTCACTCACACAGGCCCTTGTACTGGGTGGGTTCAAAGCACAGCTTTGCTTgtatagctgcatccacactgggagTGCTTTGCTAGTGTCCCAGTAAAGTactcagtgtagacatggcttaagtTAGGCCCAGTTACAGGCTCATAGATAAGGGATAGCCTGAGGGAAAGGAAGTAAGCTCTTTAGGGGCCATCTGCATGGTTCTCTACTGCACCTTCCACAGAGCAGCCTggtgatctcagctggggcatcTACACACTGCTGTAATACAACAAGATGAACAGTGAAAACGTACCTCAGTGTCATGGCAGTTATGTTGGATGGGCAACAAGCCTGCCAGAGACAAAGGCTCCACTGGAACCTGTTGCCAGTCAAGCAGTGGTCAGCAGGGTGTGATTTTGTAAAGGGTATttctatgctggcaaaagccctagtgaAGATGCAGTTAGAGCAGCACAGAAGGGCTTGTGCCAGCAGAGCTGGTTTTGTATGGGGACCCAGAATAAGTGGTACTGGAGAAAGCATTCCTGTGTACACTAGGAGGGTTTCCAAGATGCTTGACTTGCAAGCCTTTCGTGGCTTAGGCCTGATCCAGCTGCTTGGCTAGAAAACAATCTGATCATGGAGTAGGGCATTAGGTGGGAAAAATGAATTTATAGCCCTGGGCAGAACCAAAAAGGGAGCAGGCAGGGTCTGCACAGGGTACTGCCAATGGAAGTCATGAACCCTCAGTAACACACAGCTACTCCAGTGCTAGGTGTGGCTGTCTATTGCCCCATCCCTGCCTGATCCAGCCCTCAGAATCAGAGCACCTGCCCCCTGACCTGGAACACCCCTGCTCACTACCTCCAGACCAGCTGAATGAAGCTTGCTAATTATCTTGGGCAGCAGTGGCAGGCCTGAGAGATGCTGCCAGCCTTTTGCCACCACAGCTGTGATTGTGTAGGAGCCACTTGAGTCACTGCTGGGTCGTGACCTTGCTGGGAGTCCCATGAAGTGCATGCTGCTCCTCTTGCAGAAGCAAGAGAGGGCCTTAATGCAGTCTGTGAGGGGTGAGTGGAGGAAAAAGAGTGAGGAAGTGGAGTAAGATTATGGACAGTGGCTTGAAGAGGGAAGATTTAGACAGTGAGTGAGAGCAGTAAGGAGGAGCCTGAATTGAGACAATTAAAGTGGTGGGATCCAGCATGACTTGCAGACAAATTGGTCCTAGATGGCTCTAGCCCTGGGTAGAAGCACTGAAGAGCATCTACCTTGCTGCTGGAAGGAGAGGCTAATCAGCTCTGCCTTCCCTTATGATGGTTAGGCCAGCCAgcgagctggagcagagccaggggacaGACAAATGTGCACAAAGTCTGAGTGTAAGAGATGGACAAAGCTGAAATTGGCCTACTCCCGCTGAAGGGAGTCACTTAGCGTAGGTGAAGACCAGTCAATTAAGGCTGCAATACTTGCTAACATGCCTCCAGTACAACCTGATTACAGCCACTAGCAAACTACACATCTGCTTGTTCAACCTGCTAGAGAACCAGAAGCCCTATATTCTACTGACTCTTAACCAAAGACCAAAACGGACAGGTTTGCTGTTCAGAGGTTTATTTTCAGTTTCCAGGCTCAGTCTACAGTCCACAACAAATTATAGTTTGTCATCCAGCACAGGGAGGTGCCATCTCTGGCTTGCTGTTCCATACACATGGAACACTTTCTCCAGTAATTAGGGTGACAGAGGGGACGCCAGCTGTTTTGTTAGATATGTTTTTAGCAGCCACAGTTTAATATTCATCATCACCGTCCTCCACCTCCTCAGCAGAGTCCCTGCCAACTTCCTCATAGTCCTTCTCAAGAGCAGCCAGGTCCTCCCTGGCTTCAGAgaactccccctcctccatcccctcccccacataccaTTGCACAAAGGCCCGTTTTGCGTACATCAGGTCAAACTTGTGATCCAGACGGGCCCAGGCTTCTGCAATAGCCGTGGTGTTGCTCAGCATGCAGACGGCCCGCTGCACTTTAGCCAGGTCTCCCCCTGGCACCACTGTGGGAGGCTGGTAATTGATGCCCACCTTAAACCCAGTTGGGCACCAGTCCACAAACTGGATGGACCTCCTGGTTTTGATAGCTGCTATAGCTGCATTCACATCCTTGGGCACCACATCCCCCCGGTACAGCAGGCAGCAAGCCATGTATTTGCCTCGGCGAGGGTCACATTTCACCATCTGATTGGAGAACTCAAAGCAAGCTTTGGTTATTTCTGGCACTGAGAGCTGCTCGTGGTAGGCTTTCTCTGCTGATATTATGGGTGCATAGGTAGTGAGGGGGAAATGTATGCGGGGATAGGGCACCAAATTAGTTTGGAATTCAGTGAGATCCACATTCAAGGCACCATCGAACCTCAGGGAAACTGTGATGGACGACACTATCTGGGCTATCAGCCTGTTCAGGTTGTGGTAGGAGGGACGCTCAATGTCAAGGTTCCGGTTGCAGATGTCATAAATGGCCTCATTATCCACCATGAAAGAGCAGTCTGAGTGCTCCAGTGTGGTGTGGGTGGTCAGGATGGAATTGTAGGGTTCCACCACTGCAGTGGAGACCTGTGGGGCAGGGTAGACCGAGAACTCCAGCTTGGACTTCTTCCCAAACTCCACCGAGAGACGCTCCATCAAGAGGGATGTGAATCCAGAGCCTGTGCCTCCTCCGAAGCTGTGGAAAACCAGGAAGCCTTGAAGGCCACTGCACTGGTCAGCCTGCACAAGGTCAGAAGACACTGAACTAATGTTGGTCATGCAACTCACAGTAAACCCCAACAACGATCACATGGGAGTGAGATACAATTATTCCTCTTGACTTTCAGCCAGAGGCAGGCTTTCAAGCTAGATATCTAGCCAGTGAGAGGCTGGTGCCTGACAGCACTAAGTCTGCTCCTGAATGAGCAGTTGTCTTTCAGTAAGAGTCCCGGTGCTAGAGGAGTATTTGAGAAGCCCCCACAAGGAGCTCTATTTCCAGGCTAACTATGGGAAGAGCAAGTCAAGGCTTCACCTCCTTATACCAGGAGTGATGGGCGCTATATTTAGCTCATCTCAGCCAGCAAAGAGACAATGAGGAGCATGGCAGGAAGGAAATCTCTGGACTGAAGTTCTACCAACTCCCCCACAATCCTGTTAAGTCCCTCATCCCTCACCAGAGGGATTCTGGGCTGGTATACATGAGTTGCCATCCCTTTGACTTCTAAGGGGAAGTACCGAAAAGGAGGTTGCCCACTTACCATTTTACGAGTCCTGTCAACCACGGGATCTATGATTTCCTTCCCAATGGTGTAGTGGCCACGGGCATAGTTGTTGGCAGCATCCTCTTTGCCGCTGATCAGCTGCTCAGGATGGAAGAGGGAGCGGTAGGTCCCAGTTCGGATCTCGTCTGTAAGGGAGGAGGGGTCACGAACACCTTCAGGGCCTCAGCTTCAGAGCTGTGATTTGGTCATAGTTTTATTGTAGAGCATGTTCCAGGGTTTCTGTAGTGCGCACACAGTCAACAGCAATCTGGGcactatggcccagatccacaaggtatttgggctcctaacttccatggaAGCCAACAGAAATTAAGAGACTAAACagcttttgtggatctgggctcaGACAGGATTACCACCAAACACCGGGTTCTCTATTCCATGTCAGAAGTTACTGAAAAGTGGAGAGGAAGGTTGTGTTTTCCCCTCTTCCCAGCAGGTCAGTGATAGAAACTCTAAGAAGGGATCTGGCCTATGCAGATTCCAGCATCTTACCAATAACGGTGGGTTCCAGGTCTATGAACAGCGCTCTGGGCACGTGCTTCCCAGACCCAGTCTCACTGAAGAAGGTCCCAAAGGAAGAATCAGCTTGCCCCAAGGACTTCTCCAAACAGATGATTCCATCTGGCTGGATTCCATGCTCCAGACAGTACAGCTCCCAGCAGGCATTGCCCATCTGCACGCCAGCCTGGCCAATATGGACAGAAATACACTCCCGCTGCATGGGAAGAGGCACACAAAGAAGTTGCATTCATGAAACTGTGGTGTTAATTGTGTGGTTCAGTCAGTGTTTCATGCCCAGAAACAAGGAGCCCGTCACTCTACttccatccctgctcagagctacATGTTGCTCAAGAGCAGCTTGGGTGTGGGGAGGTTCATCCACCACTTCTGGGAAATGTGACTAGACCAATGGGCTCGATTTCCAGCTGTTAAACTACAGCCTTGTCCTATGTGCACAGCCCTGTTAAGGCAACATTAAACCAGGATCACTCGATCGATAGACAAGCAGGGTTGTAGCTTGGTTACTGGACAGAGCTACCTTCCAGGCTACCATGGCTACTTGGAGCCATGTCTAACTATTGTTCACCTTCTGGCCCACGTGCCATTGGAGATTTAAGACAGTTTGCTTATTTCTAGCAAGGGATGTGTATGGTTCAGTGCACTCAGAACTGCTTGAGTGGAAAACTCCTGGCCTTATGGAGTGAAGGGCAAGTGGAATTCCAGTACTGAAGATGTGACTGGTGTGACATTCCTAAGACCAGCCCATTTTCAGGATTGTTCTATAAGACTATGGCAGAGCATCCTGAGTCTTGCCCAGCTTCACCCTGATGACACTGCAATGCTTTCAATGCATCTCTCATATGGCAATAACATATTAGATACTGGACCGCAGCACTGCTCTGGCTGTACTGTTACCGAGATTATCTGCACTGACATGACACTAAAAAGAGTAATACCTTTGTCCCCACCTTGT
This genomic interval carries:
- the LOC116835051 gene encoding tubulin alpha chain-like, whose protein sequence is MQRECISVHIGQAGVQMGNACWELYCLEHGIQPDGIICLEKSLGQADSSFGTFFSETGSGKHVPRALFIDLEPTVIDEIRTGTYRSLFHPEQLISGKEDAANNYARGHYTIGKEIIDPVVDRTRKMADQCSGLQGFLVFHSFGGGTGSGFTSLLMERLSVEFGKKSKLEFSVYPAPQVSTAVVEPYNSILTTHTTLEHSDCSFMVDNEAIYDICNRNLDIERPSYHNLNRLIAQIVSSITVSLRFDGALNVDLTEFQTNLVPYPRIHFPLTTYAPIISAEKAYHEQLSVPEITKACFEFSNQMVKCDPRRGKYMACCLLYRGDVVPKDVNAAIAAIKTRRSIQFVDWCPTGFKVGINYQPPTVVPGGDLAKVQRAVCMLSNTTAIAEAWARLDHKFDLMYAKRAFVQWYVGEGMEEGEFSEAREDLAALEKDYEEVGRDSAEEVEDGDDEY